The Candidatus Poribacteria bacterium sequence GAACCAAATGTTCGTGCCTGTACCAGACCTGTGGAAGCGGGGATGGACGTCCGAGCGCAGAACGTTTGGCCCTCGCTCAATCGGGATCTGCTTTCCTTGACGCAACTGGGATCACGTTTTATGCCGGTCGGGTTTTACTATAAGACTTTCATCCGTCCCCAAAAGCTGTGGCCCCTCTACGAACATACGTTACGCCACGCGGCTGGTTTGGGCGAGGTTGATATCGATACGTCCCTAGGCGAGTTTGACAAGCAATATCTGCATACCGATGTTGTCGTGGTCGGTGGTGGACCGGCAGGCATTAGTGCGGCATTGAGTGCAGCCGAAGCCGGTGCCCAGGTGTTGCTTTTCGACGAGAATCCAGCCCTCGGAGGGCATCTCCGCTTCACTGTTCCTCTGGAATCTCCCTCAAGCCCGCAAGCGTCCAAAGACTTACCGGAGTTGTTAGAAGCAGTTAATCGGCAACCGAATGTCACGGTTTTCACCGAAACGAGTGTTCTGGGTTGGTATCAGGACAACTGGCTTTGCGCCGTGAAGGAAGCCCGTTTGTTTAAGATACGGACGAAATCAATGGTTGTGGCAACCGGTGCCTATGAAACACCCCTTATTTTTGATAACAACGATTTACCGGGCGTTATGTTAGGGAGTGCTGTGCAGCGTCTGCTTCACCTTTTCGGCGTCCTGCCCGGTAGACAGGTCGTGATTGTCACCGCTAACGAGGATGGATGGGATGTAGCCGCCGACCTTCACTCACTGGGGGTGAATGTAGCAGCGATCGTAGACGAGCGTGATCCCAACACCTGTACCAGCCCATATCGGGACGGATTGACGAGCGCTGGAGTTCCGGTGTTTTATCGGCATACCATCCTTGAGGCTCTCGGTTCAAACACAGTAAGAGGGGCACAGATTGCGCGGTTCGACGAACGAGGCGAAATTTCTCCCGCTACGGCACAATCGCTACAGTGCGATCTCATCGTGACGAGTATAGGTTGGACACCTGCTACTGAACTTTCGTATATGGCGGGCGGAAAATCGGAATACAATGAAGATCGAGCAGAAACAGTACCGGTGTTTACTCCACCGGGCATCTATGTGGTAGGACGAGCAGCGGGCACACACGCCGTTGATTCCCAGATCGCTGAAGCACAGCAGGCAGGATCGAATGCGGCTGCTTTTACGGGGTTCGGCGAATTCGATGAATTAACAGTACAGTCGTCTGGTGTTCCGGAACCGCGCCGTAGCTCTGATCGGGTGTGCGTGCCCGGCAAAAAGAAGGGATTCGTGTGTTATTGCGAAGATGTCACCGACGAAGACGTGGAAACGGCGATTGCGGAAGGTTACAACAGCATAGAGCTTCTCAAACGATACAGTACCATCTCAATGGGACCCTGTCAGGGTACGATGTGTTCGATGAACACCATCCATCTCTGTGCCCGTGCTAACGGTTGGACAGTGCAGGAGACCGG is a genomic window containing:
- a CDS encoding (2Fe-2S)-binding protein, which produces MRTEQDKLTTALNRLQPKQGEVIDRNTTIRFTFDGVEYTAHPGDTVASALTAAGVKVLSRSFKYHRPRGLLCCTGHCPNCLVQIGDEPNVRACTRPVEAGMDVRAQNVWPSLNRDLLSLTQLGSRFMPVGFYYKTFIRPQKLWPLYEHTLRHAAGLGEVDIDTSLGEFDKQYLHTDVVVVGGGPAGISAALSAAEAGAQVLLFDENPALGGHLRFTVPLESPSSPQASKDLPELLEAVNRQPNVTVFTETSVLGWYQDNWLCAVKEARLFKIRTKSMVVATGAYETPLIFDNNDLPGVMLGSAVQRLLHLFGVLPGRQVVIVTANEDGWDVAADLHSLGVNVAAIVDERDPNTCTSPYRDGLTSAGVPVFYRHTILEALGSNTVRGAQIARFDERGEISPATAQSLQCDLIVTSIGWTPATELSYMAGGKSEYNEDRAETVPVFTPPGIYVVGRAAGTHAVDSQIAEAQQAGSNAAAFTGFGEFDELTVQSSGVPEPRRSSDRVCVPGKKKGFVCYCEDVTDEDVETAIAEGYNSIELLKRYSTISMGPCQGTMCSMNTIHLCARANGWTVQETGTTTARPPTTPVTLGALAGQNMEPVQTTPIHQWHLDHGAEMMVAGLWLRPNHYGKPAAEALGVRNRVGLIDVSPLGKLQLTGPGVPELLERIYTNQWDNLRVGRVRYGAMCNDEGVVLNDGVCAHLQDETWYMTTTSTGATTVFEWLQWWLQSGWGEGIHLTDLTDTYSAFNLAGPQSRAVLEKLTDRNLTNRAFPYMRIRSAKIAGVPCQLLRLGFTGELSYEVHCPSGYALHVWEALMEAGKEVDITPFGVEAQRILRLEKGHIIVGQDTDAMSDPLSANMAWAVKLDKPDFLGKPSLMRISAEGLKQLLVGFKMVEPDVVPDEGLQIVESEADGQLKIVGWVTSSRFSPTLEESIGLCWLPPDIASQNGASFTIRMDGHLAEARVHHGAFYDPDGERLRM